ACTTAAATCAATTTTTGGAAAAAGCCCGCTTCTTGCTTCTCTAAGTTTCTGTTCAGATTTATTAATTTCCATTTCAGCAATTTTTAAATCCGCATTTTTTTCTAAAGCAAGATTGATTGCCTGTTCTAAGCTAAGAAATGTTGTTTGGTTGGTCTGAGCATAGTTAAATTTAATAAACGCAAAAAATAGAACTGACAGCACAATTTTTTTCACGTAAGTAATCCTCCTAATTTTCATAATTAGTTATTTGTTTTATTTAGTAGAAAGACCGTCAAATATGAGTTTAACAGCAAAAATCATTTCATCGATTGCATTTGTAAAATCAATTGACTTATTAACACTAAATGAGGAAAAATAAAATTCACGATGCCTTAAAGCCTCAGATAAAGTTGATATTAGTTCGGCTACTTTTTGGGTATCGCATTTTTTTATTTCTTTCTTTTTAATTCCTTCATTTAAAATTTTTTTAAGCATTTCAATTTCTGCTTGATGAACTTCTTTAATATGTTCATATAATTTACTTTTTATTTCTAAGAATATATTTGTGTTTATCTCGTGCATTTTTATGGTTTCTTTAACGTAGTTGAACTTTGCTATTTCGTAGTTAATAATTTTTTCAATTGTTGACCGGCTTTGTTTTAATGTGTCTTCAATAATTGCACAGAAATTTTTTTGTTCTTTTTCCATCACCTCTTCTAAAAGCTCATCTTTATTTGCATAATAGTAATATAAAGATGATTTTCTCATGCCTAATGCGTTTGCAATATCTTCTAAAGTAGTTTTTGCAAATCCATTTTTAGCTAAAAGTTTTCGTGCAGTTTGTAATATCAGATCTTTTTTTGAATCACTTATTTTGTTTGTCATATTTTTCAAACTTTTTAATAAAACGTTCGAAACATACATAGATTTATTCTCTTTTGCAAATTAAGTTATGTTATTTAATATATTTGTTAATTCTTAACATATAATGGTCTTACTAAAAGAAAAAACTTTACGTTGAATTTTGACGAGTGCTGGCTCTTAAAGTTTCTAACGATACGCACAAATTGCTTATGTAGACACTTTTGTGGGATAAAATGAGATGTTTAAGAAAAAAGTTTCTCTTGTCTGATGCAATAAATAAAATTATATTAATGGTACAAATAATGGTCTTCGGTTGTATGTCCCGTATGACCGGGTTAAAAGGGAACAAGGTGAAAGTCCTTGACAGTGCCCGCTGCTGTGAGCTCAATAAATTTTTTACCACCCGCGGGTCAATATCCTAATTAAGTTTTATGAAATTTAGGATGTGAAGGCCGGTAAAAAATGAGCAAGTCAGAAGACCTGCCATTATTTTTTTATTCGAGGCTTTCGGGTAAAAAGCTAAGAATAATGTGAGAAATGCTATTGTGCTTCCAAATTCTTTTTTATTAAATATTCTTGAAATTACATTTGAAAATTTATGAAAAATGCAGTTTTTAATTGGAGTGGCGGTAAAGATAGTGCTCTTTGCCTATATTATTGTCTGAAGGAAAAAAATGTAAAAGTTCAATACTTGTTGACAACTGTAAATAAAGTGTTCAAAAGAGTGTCGATGCACGGTGTAAGAATAGAATTGTTAGAAGCTCAAGCAAAAAGTATTGGTGTTGAACTTAAAGAAATCTTTTTGCCTGAAAATCCTACACTAAAAGTCTACAATAATATAATGAAGAAAAAACTTATTGGCTTGAAAAAACAAGGAATTGATTATTCAGTATATGGTGATATTTTCTTAGAGGATTTGAGGCAATATCGTGAACAAAAATTATCAGAAGTCTCTATGAAAGGTTTGTTTCCGTTATGGGGGAGGTCAACAACTGAACTTATAAAAGAATTTATTGAACTCGGATTTAAAGCAATTATAGTTTGCGTTAATGAAAAATACCTAAATAAAACTTTTGCAGGGAAAGTAATTGATTATTCTTTATTAAATGAGTTGCCTTCTAACGTTGATCCATGTGGAGAAAACGGCGAGTTCCATTCTTTCGTTTTCGATGGGCCAATTTTTAATAAACCAATAAATTTCAGCATCGGAGATTTGGTATATAAGAAGTATGAATCAAAGAATAAAAAAGAAAATACAAACTTTGATGGTGGCTTTTGGTACAGAGATTTGTTAATGAATATCTAATTTTTTATAGAGCTATGTTTTCAAAATTAATTTGTTTTTTGGTTATAACACTTTTACTAAGCTTAAATTCATGTACTGCTAAAAAACCTAATAATAATTTAAGCGGCAGTAAAATAAATAATTCAACGAAAGCCTATTCTGAAACCAAAGTAATTTATTCTAAAAATTTTAGTATTGAATACACCAATGATTACAAAATAATTAATATTTTTTCTGCTGATGAAAAACATAAGTTAATCTTTCAGTATTTACTATTACCAAAAGATTCACCTATACCTAATGGTTATTCGCAAGCGATGATTGTTAGGATTCCAATAAATTCTATAATTTCTCTTTCATCTCTTTATATTGGATTCCTTGAAAGATTGGGTTTGTTGGATAAACTTATTGCTGTAGATAAATTTCAGTATGTAAGCTCACCAAAGGTGTGGAGCTTAATTGATTCAGGGAAAATTTATGAAGTGGGCGAATCTTATAACTTAAATATCGAAGAAATATATAAACTGAAGCCGGGACTAATTTTAACTTATGGTAATGGCAATCCATTCGTAGATGCTAATCCAAAATTAATTGAATTTGGGATAAAAGTAGCATCCACTACTATTCATCTTGAAACAACACCTTTAGCACGAGCGGAATGGATAAAGTTCATTGCTGCTTTTTTTAATTATGAAAGCAAAGCAAACAAAATTTTTGACAGCCTTGCATTAAAGTATAACAAATTAGTTAGCATGACGAAAAATATAGAGAATAGACCAACAGTTTTTACTGAAGCTCTTGTAGGAGGCATATGGTTTGAACCAGGCGGTAAAAGTTTTATGGCTAATTTATTGAAAGATGCAGGTGCAGATTATATTTGGAAGGATGACAATTCAACAGGAAGTTTAAGGCTAACTTACGAGCAAGTTTTTGCAAAAGCTCATAACGCAGATTTTTGGGTTAATGTTTTGTTCTGGAGTAAATTTAGTGACGCATTAAAAAACGACCCACGCAATGCAAAGTTTAAAGCCTATCAAGCAAAAAATATATACAACTACAACAGATTGGTTAATAAGTACGGCTTTTATCAGTACTGGGAGGATAGCGTGGTTAATTGCGATATTTTGTTATCTGACCTTATAAAAATATTTCACCCAGAACTTTTGCCTGGATACAAATTGTTCTATTACAAAAGATTAGAGAATAAGTAATGTCGCTATCCAAAAAAGATAAATATATAGCGTTGTTTTTAGTAATATTATTTCTAATCTCGTTTACCTTAGATGTGGTATTGGGTCCTGTAAAAATTCCACTTGGAGTGGTAGTCAAAATTATTCTCGGTTCAAATGAATTAAATTCTACCTGGTCGACTATAATAACAGAATTTAGACTACCTAAAGCGATAACCGCAGTTTTAGCTGGCAGCGCTCTATCTGTTTGTGGTTTAATTATGCAGACTTTTTTCAGAAATCCTTTAGCCGACCCATTTGTCTTGGGCATTAGTTCTGGTGCAAGTTTTGGAGTAGCATTGGTAATTTTAACTGCAGGCTCTTTTGGAATTAATTTATTTTTTCTTGGCGGTTTGATTGGCAATTTAAGTATTACAATAGCTGCCATTCTCGGCGCGTTAATTGTTTTGCTTGTAATAATGATTATTGCAAGAAAAATTAGTAATAACATAACACTTCTAATACTTGGACTTATGATTGGTTATGTTATTTCTTCAATAGAAAATTTTCTAAAATTTTTTAGCTCTCCAGAAAACTTACAAGGCTATGTTATTTGGGGAATGGGGAATTTCGGAAATGTTGTTTGGAAAGACCTTTATTTTTTAATACCTGTAATTTTTATTGGATTAGCTTTCTCTTTCATTTTATCCAAACAGCTAAACTTGCTGCTTCTCGGCGAAAATTATGCTAAGAGTTTGGGAGTGAGGACAAACCAAATGAGAATTTTTATTATTGTAATTGCTGGCGTGCTAGGTGGTGCAATTACAGCTTTTTGTGGACCTATTGCTTTTGTTGGTATTGCAGTGCCACATGTGACAAAAAATTTATTGAACCATTTTGATCATAAAATTTTAATACCTTCTGTTGCACTGTCTGGCAGTATTTTGACTTTAATTTGTGATATTTTATCGCAACTTCCAGGTGGCAGCCAAACTATTCCAATAAATACTGTGACTTCTCTTCTAGGAGCTCCAATTGTCATTTGGATTATCATTAAACAAAGAAAAACAAAATATTATCTGGTAGCTGAGTAAAATGGAAGAGAAAAAGGCAATTCTATATACGAATAATTTGTCAATCGGTTATAAAGAAAATAAAAGAAACGCTAACGTGCTTTTAGATAATTTAAATTTTTCAATTTATCCTGGTGACTTTATCTGCTTGCTTGGTCCTAATGGATGCGGAAAATCTACTTTATTGAAAACATTATGCGGAATACAAAAACCAATTAATGGTGACATTTTTATTGATGGCAAAAGCATAACCGAGTATTCCAATCAAGAGCTGTCAAAAAAAATTAGTATAGTTTTGACAGAAATTCTTAGCGTAACTAACGCAACAGTTTATTCAATAGTAAGTATGGGCCGTTACCCATATAATAATTGGCTAGGCGTACTAAATAAAGAGGATTTTAAAATTATTAATGATGTTATTGATATGACCTGTTTGACTTCGGTTAAGAACAATAGTTTTTTGGAATTAAGTGACGGTATACGCCAAAAAGTTATGATTGCTAGGGCACTTGCACAATATACACCCATAATTTTACTCGATGAACCCACTGTATATTTAGATGCACCAACTAGAATAGAAATTATTCTTTTACTTAGAAAATTATCGAAAGAACTTAACCGAGCCATTATTCTTTCTTCTCACGATATTGACCTTGCATTGCAAACTGCTGATGCTGTTTTCCTGATTAGTCGAGAGAAAAAAATGATTATAGATACTCCAGAGGACCTGGTGTTAAATGGTCACTTCGAAAATGCTTTCAATAAAAATGGGGTTAGATTTCAACTGCATAGGGGGACGTTTGAGACTAACGCGAAAAGGAGATTTGGCTTGCAAGTAATTGGCAGTAAAACAGAAGTTTTTTGGACAGAAAGAGCATTGGAAAGAATTGGAATAACTGCAAACCAATCTGAAAAAGATGCCTTAGGCGTAGTTAAAGTAGAAAATTTTAATGGCAAATTATTATGGCATTTAGAAATAAATACAAATAAATATAAATGCCATTCTATTGCAGAATTAATAAAACAGTTGACTAATTTTACAAGAACATAACATGTTAATATTATTTTAATCTCGTATTTCCACATGAATCTTCTCATTTTTTTAGTAACACTTTATAATTTGTACGGATGTTTAAATCAAATACTATATTTGTACTGCTCATTTTTTATCAAAAATGTATATGAAACAAATAAAAAACATATTGATTACAGGAGGAGCCGGTTATATTGGTAGCCATGTTGCCCACGATTTAGTAGAATTAGGCTATAATGTTTTTGTATTCGATAATTTTACTACCGGCCTAAAAGAAAACGTACCTAAAACTGCTGTTACAATAGAAGGCGATATTAGAAAAATAGAAGACCTACAAAAACTTTTTACTAATGAATTTGATGTTGTATTTCATTTCGCTGCATTTAAAGCAGCAGGTGATTCGATGAACAACCCAATTAATTATGCTGAAAATAATATTTGCGGTACACTGAATATTATTAAGCAAATGTTATTACATAATATAAATTTTTTTGTCTTTTCCTCATCTGCTGCAGTTTACGGAGAACCTCGGTATCTGCCTATTGATGAAAAACATCCTAAAAATCCAACTAATTACTATGGTTTTACAAAACTAATCATTGAACAAAATCTTGAATGGTTTAGTAAATTGAATGGAATTAAATATGCGGCGTTGAGGTACTTTAATGCAACAGGCTATGATATTAAAGGCAGAGTAAAAGGCAAAGAAAAAAACCCAGCTAATCTTTCACCGATTGTTATGGAAACTGCTGCTAATATTAGAGAGTCCATGCAAGTCTTTGGTAACGATTACGAAACTGTTGATGGCACATGCATTAGAGATTTTATCCATGTTAACGATCTTTCATCTGCGCACATACTTGCTATGGATTACTTATACAAAAAAAATGAAAATATAGTGGTCAATCTTGGTACTGGTACTGGTCATTCTGTTTTAGAGGTTATAGCAGCGGCAGAAAAAGTTACTAATAGAAAGATAAATTATTCAGTAGTTAATAGAAGAAAAGGCGATCCAAAAGAACTTGTAGCAAGTTGCCAATTAGCTAAAGAATTGCTTGGCTGGGAAGCAAAATATTCTGATTTAGAAACAATTTTTACTTCAATGAAGCCAGTTTACGGAATTAAATAAGTTATAGTAATCTAAAAGTACTTATTTATCCCTGTCTCATAAAAAGTTGTGTTTGACCCTTGCAGCCATATTGTTTTTCTCTTTCTCGAATCTTAATAAGTGGTTTTGCTCATCTTTAATTCTTAAATAAATTATCAATTTTTGAATAATTTTAAAAAGGAACTATAACTTTTTGTTAATGTAAAAAAGCAACAATTGATTAGTATTAAAATTAATCTGATATTAAACTTGCATTGTCAAATGAAAGTATGAAAATCCACCACTTCGTGGAAAGAATTATTTTTAACAACAAGGAAATAACCATGAAAAAATATTTCTTTGCCATATCATTTTTAGCCTTGATAGTTTTTAGCCCATCAAAAGTAGTTTCTCAATATTTTGGGCGAAACAAGGTTAATTATGAAACGCCGGATTTTAAGATGATAAAGACTAAACATTTTGATATATATTATTATGAAGAAGAGAAAGAAGCAGCAAAATATGCAGCTGAAATGGCTGAAAGATGGTACAATCGGCATTCAAAATTAACAGGTGACACACTTAAAGGAAGACAACCTTTAATTTTATATTCAAGTTTTCCAATGTTTAGTGTAACTAACGTCTTAGGTGGCAGTACAATAGGAATTGGAACTGGAGGTGTTACTGAGCCTGTGTTAAGACGAATAGTTATGCCTTTTGCTGGACCATTAAAAGAAACAGATCATGTATTAGGACATGAATTAGTACATGCTTTTCAGTTCGATATTGCTACTAAGGCTGATAGCAGTGCTAGGACAGGTCTTAACAATATTAATCGTTTACCGCTTTGGTTTATTGAAGGAATGGCTGAATATTTTTCTATTGGTCCTGTTGATCCGTTCACAGCTATGTGGATGAGAGACGCTGTTCAAGATACAATACCGACGATTGATGATTTAACTAACCCAAAGTTTTTCCCTTATCGTTATGGGCAGGCATTACTATCTTATATTGGTGGTAAATATGGTGATGATAAACTTGTAGATATATTAAAAGTTGCGGTAAGAAAAGGAGACTTAAGACTTGCAATAGATACCGTGCTTTCAACTAAAATTGATACTCTGTCTAAACAATGGCACCAGGCAATTCGTGATAATTACGCTGCACTCAAACAGCTAACAGATTCAGCTTCAGTTTATGGCCCACAATTAATTGGTGCTAAAAAGTATGGTGAGGACCTAAATATTTCACCTGTTATAAGTCCCGACGGCAAATATATTTTATTTTTCTCATCTAGAGATTTGTTTTCAATCGACCTTTTTTTAGCTGATGCACAGACTGGAGAGATAAAAAAAACAGTACTAAAAACAGTATTAAATACCCACTTAGAAAATCTTGAGTTTATTAACTCGGCAGGTGCATGGGACCCATCAGGGGAAAAATTTGTTTTTAGTTCTGTTGTAGATAGCAGACCCGTTTTGTCAATCTTAAATGTAAATACTGGTGAAATTGAAAAAGAGATAAGGTTTAAAGAGTTAGGTGAAATATTTTCACCGTCTTGGTCACCCGATGGCAAACAAATTGTTTTTTCTGCATTAAGTAATGGTTTTACTGATCTGTTTATATACAATCTCGATGATGGAACAACAAAAAGAATTACAAATGATGCTTATGCCGATTTACAACCAGCCTGGTCACCCGACGGAAACACAATAGTCTTTTCTACGGATAGATTTTCTACTAACTTATCTTCTCTTGATTTTGGAAATTATAAACTTGCACTTTATGATTTGAAAACCGAGAAAATTTCTGAATTAAATACATTTGAAAAAGGCAAAAATATAAACCCGCAATGGTCGGCAGACAGCAAACACATATTCTTTATCTCTGATGCAGATGGTATTTCTAACATTTATCGTTATGACTTAAATACAAATACAATCTCAAAAATTACCTCTCTTTTCACAGGTGTTAGCGGGATTACAAGCTTAAGTCCTGCTATTTCAACAGCGATGAAAACTAATAAATTAGTCTATAGTGTTTATGAAAAAGGTAAATATAAAATTTATTCTATGGATCCAGAAAAAATGTTTAGTCAAGTTGCGGCAACTGAAAATTACAACCCTGAGTTTGTTGAAACGTTGCCTCCTGTAAAAAGAAAAAGTAATTTGCTTGTAAATAACCTTAATGACTTCTCACTTGCTAAAGATGATACTTCATCTTTTACCTACACTGATTATGATGCTTCTTTACATTTAGTTGGTTTTGCTCAACCATCAGCTGGGGTTGGAATTGATAGATTTGGTACTTATGTGGGCGGGGGCATTGCTTTGTACTGGAGTGATATTTTAGGAAATCATAACTTAGCTACAGCGTTCCAATTACAAATTGGTGGAGGATTTTCTAATGTAGGTGGACTTTTAAGTTATGTAAACACTGCTCATAGAATTAATTGGGGGGTTGCAGTTCAACAAATACCTTATTTTAACACTGGCTACATTGCTGGCTTCGATACACTAAATGGTTCGCTTGTATACAAAGAGCAAGACTTTACTTTCAAACAAACCAACCGAACAATAAATGGTATTATCATGTACCCTTTTAGTGAAACTCTCAGGATGGAGT
This genomic interval from Melioribacteraceae bacterium 4301-Me contains the following:
- a CDS encoding iron chelate uptake ABC transporter family permease subunit is translated as MSLSKKDKYIALFLVILFLISFTLDVVLGPVKIPLGVVVKIILGSNELNSTWSTIITEFRLPKAITAVLAGSALSVCGLIMQTFFRNPLADPFVLGISSGASFGVALVILTAGSFGINLFFLGGLIGNLSITIAAILGALIVLLVIMIIARKISNNITLLILGLMIGYVISSIENFLKFFSSPENLQGYVIWGMGNFGNVVWKDLYFLIPVIFIGLAFSFILSKQLNLLLLGENYAKSLGVRTNQMRIFIIVIAGVLGGAITAFCGPIAFVGIAVPHVTKNLLNHFDHKILIPSVALSGSILTLICDILSQLPGGSQTIPINTVTSLLGAPIVIWIIIKQRKTKYYLVAE
- a CDS encoding diphthine--ammonia ligase; translated protein: MKNAVFNWSGGKDSALCLYYCLKEKNVKVQYLLTTVNKVFKRVSMHGVRIELLEAQAKSIGVELKEIFLPENPTLKVYNNIMKKKLIGLKKQGIDYSVYGDIFLEDLRQYREQKLSEVSMKGLFPLWGRSTTELIKEFIELGFKAIIVCVNEKYLNKTFAGKVIDYSLLNELPSNVDPCGENGEFHSFVFDGPIFNKPINFSIGDLVYKKYESKNKKENTNFDGGFWYRDLLMNI
- a CDS encoding ABC transporter ATP-binding protein, translated to MEEKKAILYTNNLSIGYKENKRNANVLLDNLNFSIYPGDFICLLGPNGCGKSTLLKTLCGIQKPINGDIFIDGKSITEYSNQELSKKISIVLTEILSVTNATVYSIVSMGRYPYNNWLGVLNKEDFKIINDVIDMTCLTSVKNNSFLELSDGIRQKVMIARALAQYTPIILLDEPTVYLDAPTRIEIILLLRKLSKELNRAIILSSHDIDLALQTADAVFLISREKKMIIDTPEDLVLNGHFENAFNKNGVRFQLHRGTFETNAKRRFGLQVIGSKTEVFWTERALERIGITANQSEKDALGVVKVENFNGKLLWHLEINTNKYKCHSIAELIKQLTNFTRT
- the galE gene encoding UDP-glucose 4-epimerase GalE — encoded protein: MKQIKNILITGGAGYIGSHVAHDLVELGYNVFVFDNFTTGLKENVPKTAVTIEGDIRKIEDLQKLFTNEFDVVFHFAAFKAAGDSMNNPINYAENNICGTLNIIKQMLLHNINFFVFSSSAAVYGEPRYLPIDEKHPKNPTNYYGFTKLIIEQNLEWFSKLNGIKYAALRYFNATGYDIKGRVKGKEKNPANLSPIVMETAANIRESMQVFGNDYETVDGTCIRDFIHVNDLSSAHILAMDYLYKKNENIVVNLGTGTGHSVLEVIAAAEKVTNRKINYSVVNRRKGDPKELVASCQLAKELLGWEAKYSDLETIFTSMKPVYGIK
- a CDS encoding TetR/AcrR family transcriptional regulator — encoded protein: MTNKISDSKKDLILQTARKLLAKNGFAKTTLEDIANALGMRKSSLYYYYANKDELLEEVMEKEQKNFCAIIEDTLKQSRSTIEKIINYEIAKFNYVKETIKMHEINTNIFLEIKSKLYEHIKEVHQAEIEMLKKILNEGIKKKEIKKCDTQKVAELISTLSEALRHREFYFSSFSVNKSIDFTNAIDEMIFAVKLIFDGLSTK
- a CDS encoding ABC transporter substrate-binding protein, translating into MFSKLICFLVITLLLSLNSCTAKKPNNNLSGSKINNSTKAYSETKVIYSKNFSIEYTNDYKIINIFSADEKHKLIFQYLLLPKDSPIPNGYSQAMIVRIPINSIISLSSLYIGFLERLGLLDKLIAVDKFQYVSSPKVWSLIDSGKIYEVGESYNLNIEEIYKLKPGLILTYGNGNPFVDANPKLIEFGIKVASTTIHLETTPLARAEWIKFIAAFFNYESKANKIFDSLALKYNKLVSMTKNIENRPTVFTEALVGGIWFEPGGKSFMANLLKDAGADYIWKDDNSTGSLRLTYEQVFAKAHNADFWVNVLFWSKFSDALKNDPRNAKFKAYQAKNIYNYNRLVNKYGFYQYWEDSVVNCDILLSDLIKIFHPELLPGYKLFYYKRLENK